One Salinisphaera sp. T31B1 DNA window includes the following coding sequences:
- the traC gene encoding type IV secretion system protein TraC, which translates to MKRYNDEERISSLLTVVAYDEDSSLFFLDDQSLAFAFVCRPLVGGTHSDSDRINNLLNNDWPKGTLLQFCLWTSPNLTDHTHAFRARRVGLRNDPLLSSYIESASTFAAEGAYKPLLENSEMRARDIQLVIVCKLPIGADMPSENDMDQAKRLLSATERNLKAIEMPTERLTRNSYLELMETILNWSDNPGWQTRKPNADDYAPLKEQVADYDVGIAPESDGLNIGNAFVKTLSIKRFPRKASFGLATTYLGDLMSGSRGIREHCLITATLYFPDAQSMRGKLDQKRYWTINQAYGPLLKFVPQLAVKKAGFDALHEAFQDGDRPVRIYLGMTLFASDKTAADAAVSNAKTFWSEGGFQLVEDKYFYLPCLLNCLPFGADRTAVRDLHRYKTMATRHTIPLLPLFGDWKGTGTADFQLYSRNGQLMNMSLFDSDASYNAVVAAQSGSGKSFLTNEIISAYLSMSGQVWAIDVGGSYAKQLEMYEGDMLEFSAGKDPCINPFPLVNNYADEEDILIGLIVAMAAPNQPLNDLQIAELKRVLKGIWDEKGKRMTVDDLAAVLILSEDQRVRDVGHQLYPFTSAGEYGRYMVGDNNVTFTNRFTVLELEALKGRRHLQQVVLLELVYQIQQTVYNGDRSRPKIVIIDEAWDLLDSPNVAAFINDAYRRFRKYGAAAMVILQSVSDLYENPVGRAIAENSPNMYLLGQKPEAIETLRTEKRLSLNDAGYNFLKSVHTIAGVYSEIFCITSRGAGIGRLIVDPFRKLMYSTHPKDVQAIANKQAQGLGVVDAIKAIQQERARA; encoded by the coding sequence GTGAAGCGATACAACGACGAAGAACGGATCTCGAGCCTGCTTACCGTAGTGGCTTATGACGAGGATTCCTCTCTGTTCTTTCTGGACGACCAGAGCCTGGCATTCGCTTTTGTGTGCCGGCCTCTGGTCGGCGGCACACACTCCGACAGCGATCGCATCAACAATCTGCTGAACAACGATTGGCCGAAAGGCACGTTGTTGCAGTTCTGTCTCTGGACGTCGCCGAACCTGACCGATCACACGCACGCGTTTCGCGCCCGGCGTGTGGGTCTGCGCAACGACCCGCTGCTGTCGTCCTATATCGAATCGGCCTCCACCTTCGCTGCCGAAGGCGCGTACAAGCCGCTACTCGAAAACTCCGAGATGCGGGCGCGCGATATCCAGCTCGTGATCGTGTGCAAGCTGCCGATTGGGGCTGATATGCCCTCCGAGAACGACATGGATCAGGCCAAGCGCCTGCTGTCGGCCACGGAGCGCAACCTCAAGGCGATCGAGATGCCGACCGAACGCCTGACCCGTAACTCCTATCTGGAGCTGATGGAAACGATCCTGAACTGGTCGGACAATCCGGGTTGGCAAACGCGCAAGCCCAATGCAGATGACTATGCGCCCCTCAAGGAGCAGGTGGCCGATTACGACGTGGGGATCGCGCCTGAAAGCGATGGCCTGAACATCGGCAATGCCTTCGTGAAGACGCTTTCGATCAAGCGTTTCCCCCGCAAGGCATCGTTCGGACTGGCGACGACCTATCTGGGCGATCTGATGTCGGGCAGCCGCGGTATCCGCGAGCACTGTCTGATCACGGCCACGCTGTATTTCCCGGATGCCCAGTCCATGCGCGGCAAGCTCGACCAGAAGCGCTACTGGACGATCAACCAGGCCTACGGTCCTCTGCTGAAGTTCGTGCCGCAGCTCGCGGTGAAGAAAGCCGGTTTCGACGCACTGCATGAGGCATTTCAGGACGGCGATCGCCCGGTGCGCATCTATCTCGGCATGACCCTGTTCGCCTCGGACAAGACAGCGGCCGACGCCGCCGTGTCCAACGCAAAGACCTTCTGGAGTGAGGGCGGGTTCCAGCTGGTCGAGGACAAGTATTTCTATCTGCCGTGCCTGCTGAACTGCCTGCCGTTCGGCGCCGACCGCACGGCCGTGCGCGATCTTCATCGCTACAAGACGATGGCCACGCGCCACACGATTCCGTTGCTACCGCTGTTCGGAGACTGGAAGGGCACGGGTACGGCTGATTTTCAGCTCTACTCGCGCAACGGCCAGCTTATGAACATGAGCCTGTTCGACTCCGACGCCAGCTATAACGCCGTGGTCGCCGCTCAGTCAGGCTCAGGCAAGTCGTTTCTGACCAACGAGATCATCTCGGCCTACCTCTCGATGAGCGGCCAGGTCTGGGCGATCGACGTGGGTGGCTCATACGCCAAGCAGCTCGAGATGTACGAAGGCGACATGCTCGAATTCAGCGCCGGCAAAGACCCCTGCATCAATCCGTTCCCTCTCGTGAACAACTACGCCGATGAGGAGGACATCCTGATCGGGCTGATCGTGGCGATGGCCGCGCCGAATCAGCCGCTCAACGATCTTCAGATTGCCGAGCTCAAACGTGTGCTCAAGGGGATCTGGGACGAGAAAGGCAAGCGCATGACGGTCGATGACCTTGCCGCGGTGCTCATCCTGAGCGAAGACCAGCGTGTACGCGATGTGGGCCACCAGCTGTACCCGTTCACCAGCGCCGGCGAGTACGGCCGCTACATGGTCGGCGACAACAACGTGACCTTCACCAACCGTTTCACGGTGCTCGAGCTTGAGGCGCTCAAGGGCCGGCGCCACTTGCAGCAGGTCGTTCTGCTCGAACTCGTCTATCAGATCCAGCAGACGGTCTATAACGGTGACCGGTCACGGCCCAAGATCGTGATCATCGACGAAGCCTGGGATTTGCTGGACAGCCCCAACGTCGCGGCATTCATCAACGACGCCTACCGCCGGTTCCGCAAGTACGGCGCGGCTGCGATGGTCATTCTCCAGTCGGTATCCGATCTCTACGAGAACCCGGTTGGCCGAGCGATCGCCGAGAACTCACCAAATATGTACCTCCTGGGCCAGAAGCCCGAGGCCATCGAGACGCTGCGCACTGAAAAGCGTCTGTCGCTCAATGACGCCGGCTACAACTTCCTCAAGTCGGTGCACACCATCGCCGGCGTCTATTCCGAGATTTTCTGCATCACCAGCCGCGGTGCCGGCATCGGCCGTTTGATCGTCGATCCCTTCCGCAAGCTCATGTACTCGACCCATCCCAAGGACGTGCAGGCCATCGCCAATAAGCAGGCCCAGGGCTTGGGCGTGGTCGATGCGATCAAGGCCATTCAGCAGGAGCGCGCCCGTGCCTAG
- the lepB gene encoding signal peptidase I — protein MSSVAATAAAPRRPRQPWLLFFGKAALVLGPLYLAGHFAAERYAIGIDPQAEVSVLTADGKAPRLMLIDKQDHDFQRGDIVSLRLNQRALDLWQRTGFELRADGLNKRVAGVAGDHVVVTAQGVFVNGVQQASGLALAYTLRANPLDFERDFVVPEGEFFLLGDVDSSFDSRYWGTANARVLIGKATVLYAEPRG, from the coding sequence ATGAGTAGCGTTGCCGCGACGGCTGCCGCCCCACGGCGCCCGCGCCAGCCCTGGCTGTTGTTCTTCGGCAAGGCCGCACTCGTGCTCGGACCGCTCTATCTGGCCGGTCATTTCGCCGCCGAGCGCTATGCGATCGGGATCGACCCGCAGGCCGAGGTGAGCGTTCTCACCGCAGACGGCAAGGCGCCGCGGTTAATGCTCATCGACAAGCAAGACCATGACTTTCAGCGCGGCGATATTGTCTCGCTACGCCTGAATCAACGTGCGCTTGATCTGTGGCAGCGCACGGGATTCGAGTTGCGCGCTGACGGGTTGAACAAGCGCGTGGCTGGCGTGGCCGGCGATCATGTCGTTGTGACCGCGCAGGGCGTGTTCGTGAATGGCGTGCAGCAGGCGAGCGGACTGGCACTGGCCTACACGCTGCGTGCGAACCCGCTGGACTTTGAGCGCGATTTCGTCGTGCCTGAAGGCGAGTTCTTCCTCCTGGGCGATGTGGACTCCAGTTTCGACTCCCGCTACTGGGGCACCGCGAACGCCCGTGTCCTGATCGGCAAGGCAACAGTGCTCTATGCCGAACCGCGTGGTTAA
- a CDS encoding TrbC family F-type conjugative pilus assembly protein, producing MPNRVVNPGMTLSRSLLCTALAGGLWAASVQADAPDAIHEAARAAAKATEQWRTAETGPQAEITEQMRELARAITEGTAEDISERIAKEYSDAHPDVILPKADQAPTRRAYVFVSRSLGQPVLEEIFRSIAGTSTVAVFRGIPEGSRIGPAVSEIHAMLSAFDIDPMPNVTINPERWQTFGVEDVPTVLIADGDTEIARVSGMTNVRWLREQVAEGEDGDLGIRGPIDVPSEPDLIEVMRDRASNLDYAAIRDKTIKSYWGDVPMEDLPAASEDSQRVIDLSLRVTQDITTPDGRYIARKGDIINPLDIRPFTRRLVIFDATRANEVAFARQQAESYDNTILMASRFDRDQAWDGFNALEAQLGEPLYRLTEDVLTRFRVRATPSVVHATKQGEVAISEYHLEQTVTQ from the coding sequence ATGCCGAACCGCGTGGTTAATCCCGGCATGACGCTTAGCCGATCGCTGCTTTGCACGGCGCTCGCCGGCGGCCTGTGGGCAGCCAGTGTGCAAGCTGATGCGCCGGACGCGATCCATGAGGCCGCGCGAGCGGCGGCCAAAGCAACCGAGCAGTGGCGCACCGCCGAAACTGGCCCGCAGGCCGAGATCACCGAGCAGATGCGCGAGCTTGCGCGAGCGATCACTGAAGGCACGGCTGAGGATATTTCCGAGCGTATCGCCAAGGAATATAGCGATGCGCATCCCGACGTGATTCTGCCCAAAGCCGATCAGGCGCCGACGCGGCGTGCGTATGTCTTCGTGTCACGCTCGCTGGGTCAGCCTGTGCTTGAGGAGATTTTCCGCAGCATTGCGGGCACATCGACCGTGGCGGTCTTTCGCGGCATCCCCGAAGGCAGTCGCATAGGCCCCGCGGTCAGCGAGATCCACGCCATGCTTTCGGCGTTCGACATCGACCCGATGCCCAACGTGACGATCAATCCAGAGCGTTGGCAGACATTCGGTGTCGAGGACGTGCCGACGGTGCTTATCGCTGACGGCGATACCGAGATTGCTCGAGTCAGCGGCATGACCAATGTGCGCTGGCTGCGAGAACAGGTTGCCGAAGGCGAGGACGGCGATCTGGGCATTCGGGGCCCGATCGACGTGCCTTCCGAGCCTGATTTGATCGAGGTCATGCGCGATCGCGCGAGCAATCTCGACTATGCCGCGATCAGAGACAAGACCATCAAGTCTTATTGGGGCGACGTGCCCATGGAGGATCTGCCTGCCGCGAGCGAGGACAGCCAGCGCGTGATCGACCTGAGCCTGCGGGTTACCCAGGACATCACGACGCCGGACGGCCGGTACATCGCTCGTAAGGGCGACATCATCAATCCCCTCGATATCCGCCCCTTTACCCGGCGGCTCGTCATCTTCGATGCCACGCGCGCGAACGAAGTGGCATTTGCTCGCCAGCAAGCCGAGTCCTATGACAACACGATTCTCATGGCCTCCCGGTTCGACCGGGATCAGGCATGGGACGGATTCAATGCGCTCGAAGCACAGCTCGGGGAGCCGCTTTATCGGCTGACTGAAGACGTGCTGACCCGGTTCCGGGTGCGGGCGACTCCATCGGTCGTGCATGCCACAAAGCAAGGCGAGGTCGCGATCTCCGAATACCACCTGGAACAGACGGTGACCCAATGA
- a CDS encoding EAL domain-containing protein, whose product MKIDVAFQKIVDTVTGRAVAYELLARGVEEETGRVLTPGAFAGRPGGSKWEDIDLCMLSTLSLKLDQIPRGVAISVNVAPETILDERYWARFIEWIDYFAERHDADVIVEISERMHVPESDIAEVISTLHNAGALVALDDYGTASSSEERLMSHQWDICKLDYRPIMRPERDKIAQMVVRYCDRRGIKTVLEGLETRADLLLIDRIAANWNQGFVYGYPFLSQPVENQRLFPALSPWEMTPC is encoded by the coding sequence ATGAAGATAGACGTGGCCTTTCAGAAGATCGTCGATACCGTGACCGGCCGTGCCGTTGCCTATGAGCTTTTGGCCCGCGGGGTCGAGGAGGAAACCGGCCGCGTTCTGACGCCTGGCGCTTTTGCGGGCCGCCCGGGCGGCTCCAAGTGGGAAGACATCGACCTGTGCATGCTCTCGACGTTGAGCCTGAAGCTAGACCAGATCCCGCGCGGCGTCGCCATCAGCGTCAATGTCGCACCCGAAACGATCCTCGACGAGCGCTATTGGGCCCGATTCATCGAGTGGATCGACTATTTCGCTGAACGGCATGACGCCGATGTGATCGTCGAGATTTCGGAACGTATGCACGTTCCTGAATCGGATATCGCCGAGGTCATCAGCACGCTCCACAACGCCGGCGCGCTTGTCGCACTCGACGACTACGGCACGGCCTCCTCGTCAGAGGAACGCCTCATGTCGCATCAGTGGGACATCTGCAAGCTCGACTATCGCCCGATCATGCGTCCTGAAAGAGACAAGATCGCTCAGATGGTCGTGCGCTACTGCGATCGTCGCGGCATCAAGACCGTGCTCGAGGGGCTGGAAACGCGAGCGGATCTGTTGCTCATCGATCGTATCGCAGCGAACTGGAACCAAGGCTTCGTCTACGGCTACCCGTTCCTGAGCCAGCCTGTTGAAAATCAGCGTCTGTTTCCCGCGCTGTCGCCGTGGGAGATGACCCCGTGCTGA